From a region of the Halolamina sp. CBA1230 genome:
- a CDS encoding MFS transporter translates to MRRPYYGWAVVAASFLGTFVVFGLSYSFGVFLERIVDAFGGARGPSSLAFGVQTVAIYVGASGLGVLIDRYGTRRMLAVGALLTAGGLAAASRAESLAVLILTYGVVTGVGLSIVYVVAYATVTRWFDRRLGLAGGLSSAGLGIGMFVVVPSAAWLIAELGWRDVLVVLAAVAGAFLLLATLLVRDDPGSAGVDPPPGEFAGALPTPNRRPLREQFAAVRSIARTPAFGFLWLGWVLIYGSLYAVLGHLVLYAEGVGLPASVGVWALALVGLTSALGRVAVGHAADTVGRVRVFVACSAVMGLATLWLALASSPAGVVAFAIAFGVAYGGNGALLSPLIAELFGHEQINAVFGLASMAFAVAGLIAPVAAGATYDRLGTYEPAFLVAGVAALVGAGAVRMAGRRA, encoded by the coding sequence ATGCGCCGCCCCTACTACGGCTGGGCAGTCGTCGCGGCCTCGTTTCTCGGCACGTTCGTCGTCTTCGGTCTGAGCTACTCCTTCGGCGTGTTCCTCGAACGGATCGTCGACGCGTTCGGCGGCGCGCGCGGGCCGAGTTCGCTCGCGTTCGGCGTCCAGACGGTCGCCATCTACGTCGGCGCCAGCGGCCTGGGCGTGCTGATCGACCGCTACGGCACCCGTCGGATGCTCGCCGTCGGCGCGCTCCTGACCGCGGGCGGGCTGGCGGCGGCGAGCCGGGCGGAGAGCCTCGCGGTGCTGATCCTGACCTACGGCGTCGTGACGGGCGTCGGACTGAGCATCGTGTACGTCGTCGCCTACGCCACCGTCACGCGGTGGTTCGACCGACGGCTCGGCCTCGCTGGCGGGCTCTCCTCGGCCGGGCTGGGGATCGGGATGTTCGTCGTCGTCCCCTCGGCAGCGTGGCTGATCGCCGAACTCGGCTGGCGCGACGTGCTGGTCGTGCTGGCGGCGGTCGCCGGCGCGTTCCTCCTGCTCGCGACGCTGCTCGTCCGCGACGACCCCGGCTCCGCGGGCGTCGACCCGCCGCCCGGGGAGTTCGCCGGCGCGCTACCGACGCCGAACCGACGGCCGCTCCGCGAGCAGTTCGCGGCCGTGCGCTCGATCGCCCGCACGCCGGCGTTCGGCTTCCTCTGGCTCGGCTGGGTGCTGATCTACGGCTCGCTGTACGCGGTGCTCGGCCACCTCGTCCTCTACGCGGAGGGGGTCGGCCTCCCGGCCAGTGTTGGGGTGTGGGCGCTGGCGCTCGTGGGACTGACCAGCGCGCTCGGCCGCGTCGCCGTCGGCCACGCCGCCGACACGGTCGGCCGGGTCCGGGTGTTCGTCGCCTGCTCGGCCGTGATGGGGCTGGCGACGCTCTGGCTGGCGCTCGCGTCGTCGCCGGCGGGGGTCGTCGCGTTCGCGATCGCCTTCGGCGTGGCGTACGGCGGCAACGGCGCCCTGCTCTCGCCGCTGATCGCCGAACTGTTCGGCCACGAGCAGATCAACGCCGTGTTCGGGCTGGCGTCGATGGCCTTTGCCGTCGCCGGGCTGATCGCGCCCGTCGCGGCGGGGGCGACGTACGACCGGCTGGGCACCTACGAGCCGGCGTTCCTGGTCGCGGGCGTGGCGGCGTTGGTTGGTGCGGGCGCGGTCCGGATGGCCGGCCGGCGAGCGTAG
- a CDS encoding lamin tail domain-containing protein yields the protein MKRRNLLIGFGAAAGTSMALGSGAFSTVEANRRAEINVAGDAGGYLSLRPGDQHGEYVDQSGGEVVLDFGDNGNGSGVTTGSTYTFDGTLRLQNQGTNPAYIWTTAEAAAFEDDAFYLYVDGDRSTPFSEANAIQVDVGDSLSLGVYLDTSEVSTDSYDADLTIHGAEERPTGGEDEEDDSEDGESAPEEPIDSLVFDSTASQLNADEEPLTDESLVAVWTAETATNEDQDGNGDAVFYPDDADIPLVSSDGGVVGFGAPIVQNGTEFGSGNEEFVLNVLDAEADGPAVAFDDGHGQFYDSNSFSQFLGYAGSNGYETDATTDLTGALPDADAAIITSPSDAFTQPELDALGSFVDDGGALLLFDQSDFDNFDATDNLNEIASSLGLGFRFNDDQVIDEQNNDGIGYVPTTDRFNADAFDYFADRTGIVPPDLEKGQQYEVDVVSVTDGDTADVRFANGYVDEVRILGVDTPETGSTEERIEEFEGITDGETLRDEADAASAYAEDLLADETVTLSFDDNEPLRGNYGRVLGYLELPNGDVYNERLIEDGYARLYSSGFGEHDAYWDHERAARDAGQNLWSISDPSAVPESDDSAVDSLFFPEPVAVSGGTTVVSSEGDDPLVALDDDAGVAVLGGPIVDEGFESGEGGPGIDGYGQYPFLTNVIDRLAGGIDGRVLIDGGHGQFNAGFSIAAEDAAYYQRYLEGQSTAALDSIAFQPTNDLLDDNGPALLDGDDRAASALVVSTPTDELSADERDRIATFADAGGAVVLLGSAADTDALGNFDPLLADLDADVGFTTTAVTDADSNLGGASNPATSNFAGGTELFTPFSASTDGGNDDGATPSVEITELDDSAEYVLIENTGSSPVDVGGWTLSDETSKTFTFPSSTLAAGETAVVTTNQTGANEAPAADYSFNWDEGYVWNGDGDTATLVDADGETVDSYSY from the coding sequence ATGAAACGGCGTAACCTACTCATCGGGTTCGGTGCGGCGGCGGGAACGAGCATGGCTCTCGGATCGGGCGCGTTCTCGACTGTCGAGGCGAATCGGCGGGCGGAGATCAACGTCGCCGGCGACGCGGGCGGCTACCTGTCGCTCCGGCCGGGCGACCAGCACGGGGAGTACGTCGACCAGAGCGGCGGCGAGGTCGTCCTCGATTTCGGCGACAACGGGAACGGCTCCGGGGTCACGACCGGGTCGACGTACACGTTCGACGGGACGCTCCGGCTGCAGAACCAGGGGACGAACCCGGCGTACATCTGGACGACTGCGGAGGCTGCGGCGTTCGAAGACGACGCGTTCTACCTCTACGTCGACGGCGACCGGTCGACGCCGTTCTCGGAGGCGAACGCGATCCAGGTCGACGTGGGCGACTCCCTCTCGCTGGGTGTGTATCTCGACACGAGCGAGGTTTCGACCGACAGCTACGACGCGGACCTGACGATCCACGGGGCCGAGGAGCGACCGACGGGTGGCGAGGACGAGGAGGACGACTCCGAAGACGGGGAGTCCGCACCGGAGGAGCCGATTGACTCGCTGGTGTTCGACTCGACGGCGAGCCAACTGAATGCGGATGAGGAGCCGCTGACTGACGAGTCGCTGGTCGCAGTCTGGACGGCCGAGACGGCGACTAACGAAGACCAGGACGGCAACGGAGACGCCGTGTTCTACCCCGACGACGCCGACATCCCGCTGGTCAGCAGCGACGGCGGCGTCGTCGGCTTCGGCGCCCCGATCGTCCAGAACGGCACTGAGTTCGGCAGCGGCAACGAGGAGTTCGTGCTGAACGTCCTCGACGCGGAGGCCGACGGACCGGCGGTGGCGTTCGACGACGGCCACGGCCAGTTCTACGACAGCAACAGCTTCTCGCAGTTCCTCGGCTACGCGGGGTCCAACGGATACGAGACCGACGCAACGACCGACCTCACGGGTGCGCTGCCCGACGCCGACGCGGCGATCATTACCTCGCCGTCAGACGCATTCACGCAGCCGGAACTCGACGCGCTCGGGTCGTTCGTCGACGACGGCGGCGCGCTACTCCTGTTCGACCAGTCTGACTTCGATAACTTCGATGCGACGGACAACCTCAACGAGATCGCGTCGTCGTTGGGGCTCGGTTTCCGGTTCAACGACGATCAGGTAATCGACGAGCAGAACAACGACGGGATCGGGTACGTCCCGACGACCGATCGCTTCAACGCGGACGCGTTCGACTACTTCGCCGACCGAACCGGGATCGTGCCGCCCGACTTGGAGAAAGGCCAGCAGTACGAGGTAGACGTTGTCTCGGTCACCGACGGCGACACCGCGGACGTGCGATTCGCCAACGGTTACGTCGATGAGGTCCGGATTCTCGGCGTCGACACCCCCGAGACCGGCAGCACGGAGGAACGAATCGAGGAGTTCGAGGGGATCACCGACGGCGAGACCCTGCGGGACGAAGCCGACGCCGCCTCGGCGTACGCAGAGGACCTGCTGGCCGACGAGACGGTCACGCTCTCGTTCGACGACAACGAGCCGCTCCGCGGGAACTACGGGCGCGTGCTCGGCTACCTCGAACTCCCGAACGGCGACGTGTACAACGAACGCCTGATCGAGGACGGGTACGCGCGCCTCTACTCCTCGGGCTTCGGCGAGCACGACGCCTACTGGGACCACGAGCGGGCCGCGCGCGACGCCGGCCAGAACCTCTGGTCAATCTCGGACCCGAGCGCGGTGCCCGAATCCGACGACTCGGCGGTCGACTCGCTGTTCTTCCCGGAACCGGTCGCGGTCTCCGGAGGCACGACCGTCGTCTCCTCCGAGGGCGACGACCCGCTCGTCGCGCTCGACGACGACGCCGGCGTCGCCGTCCTCGGCGGCCCGATCGTCGACGAAGGGTTCGAGTCGGGCGAGGGCGGCCCCGGCATCGACGGCTACGGCCAGTACCCGTTCCTGACCAACGTGATCGACCGTCTCGCGGGCGGCATCGACGGCCGGGTGCTGATCGACGGCGGGCACGGCCAGTTCAACGCCGGCTTCTCGATCGCCGCCGAGGACGCCGCCTACTACCAGCGCTACCTCGAAGGCCAGTCCACGGCCGCGCTCGACTCGATCGCGTTCCAGCCCACTAACGACCTGCTGGACGACAACGGGCCCGCGCTGCTCGACGGCGACGACCGGGCCGCGAGCGCGCTCGTCGTCTCGACGCCGACGGACGAACTCTCCGCGGACGAGCGCGACCGGATCGCGACGTTCGCGGACGCCGGCGGCGCGGTCGTTCTCCTGGGGAGCGCCGCCGACACCGACGCGCTGGGCAACTTCGACCCGCTGCTCGCCGATCTCGACGCCGACGTCGGCTTCACGACGACGGCGGTCACCGACGCGGACAGCAACCTCGGCGGCGCGAGCAACCCGGCGACCTCGAACTTCGCCGGCGGGACCGAGCTGTTCACGCCGTTCTCGGCGTCGACCGACGGTGGGAACGACGACGGCGCGACTCCGAGCGTCGAGATAACCGAACTCGACGACAGTGCCGAGTACGTCCTGATCGAGAACACTGGCTCCTCCCCGGTCGACGTCGGTGGCTGGACGCTCTCCGACGAGACGAGTAAAACGTTCACTTTCCCGTCGTCGACGCTTGCTGCGGGCGAGACCGCCGTCGTCACGACGAACCAGACCGGCGCGAACGAGGCACCTGCCGCCGACTACTCGTTCAACTGGGACGAAGGGTACGTCTGGAACGGTGATGGCGACACGGCGACGCTCGTCGACGCCGACGGCGAGACGGTCGACAGTTACAGCTACTGA
- a CDS encoding short-chain fatty acid transporter, with translation MSEIVERWMPSPFVFAILLTYIVFVAGLVNGSSPVDLLQYWYDGFWAFLAFSMQMVLILMTGFVIAYHPRVNSLLQRLARVPATGAQAAAFVGLISMSLAWIHWGFSLIMGAIFAREMGKAAHEEDIDVHYPLLAVGGYMGLGLTWHWGLSASAPLQLTDAGNIGEGTGFGFLESTVPAAETIFHPYAITLTILSIIFGTIVLYVLAPSGERAKGITEYVDEEELFDDDDAADSDVAEAATEEELSAETGKTPAERLNNSRVLGGLIALSGVVILALQFLQNGMGAFTLNAVNFGFLMAGLLIYQRPAYYRERFNDAAGAAAGIVLLFPFFAGIQGIMSGAGLATLLAEALLSVSTAATYPVVAWITGAIANLFVPSGGGEWLVVGPSVLQAAQDLGVPYGQATIAYAVGDAHTNLLNPFWALPLLAITGVKAREMFGYAIAMLLALIPFLAIVLWAVPY, from the coding sequence ATGTCCGAGATCGTCGAGCGGTGGATGCCGAGCCCGTTCGTGTTCGCCATTCTGCTCACGTACATCGTGTTCGTCGCAGGATTGGTGAACGGATCGAGCCCCGTCGACCTGCTCCAGTACTGGTACGACGGGTTCTGGGCGTTCCTTGCCTTCTCGATGCAGATGGTGCTGATCCTGATGACCGGGTTCGTGATCGCCTACCACCCGCGGGTGAACAGCCTGCTCCAGCGGCTCGCCCGAGTGCCGGCGACCGGCGCACAGGCCGCGGCGTTCGTAGGGCTGATCTCGATGTCGCTCGCCTGGATTCACTGGGGGTTCAGCCTCATCATGGGCGCTATCTTCGCCCGCGAGATGGGGAAGGCCGCCCACGAGGAGGACATCGACGTCCACTACCCGCTGCTCGCGGTCGGGGGGTACATGGGGCTCGGGCTGACGTGGCACTGGGGGCTCTCCGCGTCGGCGCCGCTGCAGCTGACCGACGCGGGTAACATCGGTGAGGGGACCGGGTTCGGCTTCCTCGAGTCGACGGTGCCGGCGGCCGAGACCATCTTCCACCCTTACGCGATCACGCTCACGATCCTCTCGATCATCTTCGGGACCATCGTGCTCTACGTGCTCGCCCCCTCGGGTGAGCGCGCGAAGGGGATCACCGAGTACGTCGACGAGGAGGAGCTGTTCGACGACGACGACGCGGCCGACAGCGACGTCGCCGAGGCCGCGACCGAGGAGGAGCTGTCGGCCGAGACGGGCAAGACGCCTGCCGAGCGCCTGAACAACAGCCGCGTGCTCGGCGGGCTGATCGCGCTGTCGGGCGTGGTGATCCTGGCGCTGCAGTTCCTCCAGAACGGGATGGGCGCGTTCACGCTCAACGCCGTCAACTTCGGCTTCCTGATGGCCGGTCTCCTGATCTACCAGCGCCCGGCGTACTACCGCGAGCGGTTCAACGACGCCGCCGGCGCCGCCGCGGGCATCGTGCTGCTGTTCCCCTTCTTCGCCGGCATCCAGGGGATCATGAGCGGCGCGGGGCTGGCGACGCTGCTCGCGGAGGCGCTGCTCAGCGTCTCTACCGCCGCGACCTACCCTGTGGTCGCGTGGATCACGGGCGCGATCGCGAACCTGTTCGTCCCCTCCGGCGGCGGCGAGTGGCTGGTCGTCGGCCCCTCGGTGCTGCAGGCCGCACAGGATCTCGGCGTTCCCTACGGGCAGGCGACGATCGCCTACGCGGTCGGCGACGCCCACACGAACCTGCTGAACCCGTTCTGGGCGCTGCCGCTGCTGGCGATCACCGGCGTGAAAGCGCGAGAGATGTTCGGCTACGCGATCGCGATGCTGCTGGCGCTGATCCCGTTCCTCGCGATCGTGCTGTGGGCGGTGCCGTACTAA
- a CDS encoding S9 family peptidase — protein MPDTGPDFLERLASLPSFQHAVAAPGGDRVALYYDVTGRNELHVLDVESGDLRQISDGEVPRNARWHVDWSADGDWVYFHDDEGGNEQNDVYRIGVRGEREGEVEQLTDLDGQTALVDVADDGETLLLGSNRDGQMNLFAYDLPSGEVSKLTEYDRATASGGFSPGVDRLAYATNEADDYNNQDVYVADVDENLRFSSANQKSPISDDVDETRSVSLANQDSASPDDADGSNPRNLEIGEVGAEAGFADWGPDGERLLVSDNTENFSRCGVYDLETDEVEWFGDLDAEESPVAFTPDGERFLALRTRDAAVVPLVYDLETGKGRELDVPEGVAAFSGARAPILDGDRVLVRHTTTDSRPDLLAHDLESGETETLLAADYGEFDPGRFVDADYFTFESHDGLEIGALLYDSGERPSPLVVNPHGGPRAADYKSFDMYTQFLLSRGYSVLKVNYRGSTGRGREFVERLYDDWGGGEQADIAEAVRHVTAEEWIDEDRVVVFGGSYGGYSAYWQMVQYPELYAAGIAWIGVTDLEDMFENTMPHFRTELMEKYLGTPEENPELYRERSPVTHVENLAAPLLMVHGVNDRRVPVSQARIFRDALEEAGFEEGEGETPAASPGGSEAAGDYEYVELGEEGHASSDIDQKIRMLRTLDDFLKRRLPEATTAPAE, from the coding sequence ATGCCAGACACGGGCCCCGACTTCCTCGAACGACTCGCGAGCCTTCCCAGCTTCCAGCACGCCGTCGCCGCCCCCGGAGGCGACCGCGTGGCGCTGTACTACGACGTAACCGGACGCAACGAACTCCACGTCCTCGACGTGGAGAGCGGCGACCTGCGCCAGATCAGCGACGGCGAGGTGCCGCGTAACGCCCGTTGGCACGTCGACTGGAGCGCGGACGGCGACTGGGTGTACTTCCACGACGACGAGGGCGGCAACGAGCAGAACGACGTCTATCGCATCGGCGTCCGGGGCGAGCGTGAGGGCGAGGTCGAACAGCTCACCGACCTCGACGGGCAGACCGCACTGGTCGACGTGGCTGACGACGGTGAGACGCTCCTCCTGGGGTCGAACCGCGACGGCCAGATGAACCTCTTCGCGTACGACCTGCCTTCCGGCGAGGTGTCGAAGCTCACGGAGTACGACCGCGCGACCGCCAGCGGTGGCTTCTCGCCGGGCGTGGATCGGCTGGCGTACGCAACGAACGAAGCCGACGACTACAACAATCAGGACGTGTACGTCGCCGACGTTGACGAGAATCTTCGATTCTCGTCTGCCAATCAGAAATCTCCGATTTCTGATGATGTTGACGAGACGCGAAGCGTCTCGTTAGCCAATCAGGACTCTGCGAGTCCTGATGACGCCGACGGCTCGAACCCGCGGAACCTCGAAATCGGCGAGGTCGGCGCCGAAGCCGGCTTCGCGGACTGGGGCCCCGACGGCGAGCGCCTGCTGGTCTCGGACAACACCGAGAACTTCTCGCGCTGTGGCGTCTACGACCTGGAGACGGACGAAGTGGAGTGGTTCGGCGACCTGGACGCCGAGGAGAGCCCGGTCGCGTTCACCCCCGACGGCGAGCGGTTCCTCGCGCTCCGGACTCGGGACGCCGCCGTCGTGCCGCTGGTGTACGACCTCGAGACCGGGAAGGGCCGCGAACTCGACGTCCCCGAGGGCGTCGCCGCGTTCTCCGGCGCGCGTGCGCCGATCCTCGACGGCGATCGCGTGCTCGTGCGCCACACCACTACCGACAGCCGCCCGGACCTGCTGGCTCACGACCTCGAGTCCGGTGAAACCGAGACCCTGCTGGCCGCCGACTACGGCGAGTTCGACCCCGGCCGCTTCGTCGACGCCGACTACTTCACGTTCGAGAGCCACGACGGCCTCGAGATCGGCGCGCTGCTGTACGACTCCGGCGAGCGGCCGTCGCCGCTGGTGGTCAACCCCCACGGCGGCCCCCGCGCCGCGGACTACAAGTCGTTCGACATGTACACCCAGTTCCTGCTCTCCAGGGGCTACTCGGTGCTGAAGGTGAACTACCGGGGCTCCACGGGCCGCGGCCGGGAGTTCGTCGAGCGCCTCTACGACGACTGGGGCGGCGGCGAGCAGGCGGACATCGCCGAGGCGGTCCGCCACGTCACCGCGGAGGAGTGGATCGACGAGGACCGCGTCGTCGTGTTCGGCGGCTCCTACGGCGGCTACTCGGCGTACTGGCAGATGGTCCAGTACCCAGAGCTGTACGCGGCGGGGATCGCGTGGATCGGCGTGACCGACCTGGAGGACATGTTCGAGAACACGATGCCCCACTTCCGGACCGAACTCATGGAGAAGTACCTCGGGACGCCCGAGGAGAACCCCGAGCTCTACCGCGAGCGCTCGCCGGTCACCCACGTCGAGAACCTCGCGGCGCCGCTGCTGATGGTCCACGGCGTCAACGACCGCCGCGTCCCCGTCTCGCAGGCCCGGATCTTCCGGGACGCGCTGGAGGAAGCCGGGTTCGAGGAGGGTGAGGGGGAGACGCCCGCGGCGTCTCCGGGAGGGAGCGAAGCCGCCGGGGATTACGAGTACGTGGAACTCGGCGAGGAGGGTCACGCCTCCTCGGATATCGACCAGAAGATCCGGATGCTGCGCACGCTGGACGACTTCCTCAAGCGCCGGCTGCCCGAGGCGACGACCGCGCCCGCGGAGTAG
- a CDS encoding ATP-dependent DNA helicase: MPKLAATHPPVVSWRDLFGHPEPYPEQHDGIEAAVSAADGGGFLALEGACGTGKTMLALSAGLSRVRDPDSEFERVLVLTSVKQQLRQFEADLRTINENLPDEYDPVSGLTLVGKADVCPYARENRGGVDDENVYDRCEGLRERTRNLTADGGPTTADALASGARSQQVGIADSGSGGADYLETAGEPTPYRPDTEEYGTGTGSTEYCPFYAQYLADLPEDGDPAEAVPFDFTDRGLIDTEELVGLAAGHGTCPHSVMGAILGHVEVVIGNYYHAFDPTTSGQFTGALVDDSTFVVCDEAHMLEPRVRDLVSDGVGDRTLRDAVSELTRVVQAVEFDDDSTPSTGNEDADLVRGELKESDVKLDELRNLRDFCESLREELDRRVKAHLDSERPGWRAELNDLDDAELPLRDPETPQPDEITEWAEREGFGEAVWARAEVVGAVVARILNEVEDEDASRAVTPVGRVLNAWYREDHESFFREIELERTWDESERPDSWRRAYNAQLSLHNCVPSEAIGDRLAEFGGGVLMSATLEPLDVFREVTGLNHLEREGRPVVTRSYGLGFPEENRASFAVDAPKFTYDNRGAPGEENECRRMHVDAAATVAQSPGNVLVGMPSYGEAEWMAGELEDRLEKPILLDSSSADEVTQELKAEFFRGDPKVLVTSIRGTLTEGVDYQGDRLSAAVVCGVPIINTASPRTRAVRTAYDREFGDGFETALTVPAVRKARQAIGRVIRGPEEVGVRALVDARYARASWNSVREYLPESEREEFQPVSPDMLELGVERFWDRHR; the protein is encoded by the coding sequence ATGCCTAAACTGGCCGCCACCCACCCTCCGGTAGTGAGTTGGCGCGACCTGTTCGGCCACCCCGAACCCTACCCCGAGCAGCATGACGGGATCGAGGCGGCCGTCTCGGCCGCCGACGGCGGCGGATTCCTCGCGCTGGAGGGCGCCTGCGGCACCGGGAAGACGATGCTCGCGCTCTCGGCGGGGCTCTCCCGCGTGCGCGACCCGGACTCGGAGTTCGAGCGCGTGCTCGTCCTCACGAGCGTCAAGCAGCAGCTGCGCCAGTTCGAGGCGGACCTCCGGACGATCAACGAGAACCTCCCCGACGAGTACGATCCCGTCTCGGGACTGACGCTGGTGGGGAAGGCCGACGTCTGCCCGTACGCTCGCGAGAACCGCGGAGGTGTCGACGACGAGAACGTCTACGACCGTTGTGAAGGGCTCCGGGAGCGTACCCGGAACCTCACCGCCGACGGCGGGCCGACGACCGCCGACGCGCTGGCGAGTGGGGCCCGCAGCCAGCAGGTCGGCATCGCCGACTCGGGCAGCGGCGGCGCCGACTACCTGGAGACAGCCGGCGAGCCGACACCGTACCGCCCGGACACCGAGGAGTACGGCACCGGAACGGGGAGCACGGAGTACTGCCCGTTCTACGCCCAGTACCTCGCCGACCTCCCGGAGGACGGCGACCCCGCCGAAGCGGTCCCGTTCGACTTCACCGACCGCGGGCTGATCGACACGGAGGAACTGGTGGGGCTCGCTGCCGGCCACGGCACCTGCCCACACTCGGTGATGGGCGCGATCCTCGGCCACGTCGAGGTCGTTATCGGGAACTACTACCACGCGTTCGACCCGACGACGTCGGGGCAGTTCACCGGCGCGCTCGTCGACGACTCGACGTTCGTTGTCTGTGACGAGGCACATATGCTCGAACCGCGAGTGCGTGATCTGGTGAGCGACGGCGTGGGGGATCGGACGCTTCGGGACGCGGTCTCGGAGTTGACGCGCGTCGTGCAGGCCGTCGAGTTCGACGACGACAGCACTCCTTCCACGGGGAACGAGGATGCCGACCTCGTGCGTGGCGAACTCAAGGAGAGCGACGTAAAACTGGACGAACTTCGGAATTTGCGAGATTTCTGCGAATCGCTCCGCGAGGAGCTCGACCGCCGGGTGAAAGCCCACCTCGACAGCGAACGCCCGGGCTGGCGGGCGGAACTGAACGATCTCGACGACGCCGAACTCCCGCTGCGTGACCCCGAGACCCCCCAGCCCGACGAGATCACCGAGTGGGCGGAGCGGGAGGGGTTCGGCGAGGCGGTCTGGGCCCGCGCCGAGGTGGTGGGTGCCGTCGTCGCCCGGATCCTGAACGAGGTGGAGGACGAGGACGCCTCCCGCGCCGTGACGCCGGTCGGTCGAGTGTTGAACGCGTGGTACCGCGAGGACCACGAGTCGTTCTTCCGCGAGATCGAACTCGAGCGCACGTGGGACGAGAGCGAGCGGCCGGACTCGTGGCGCCGGGCGTACAACGCGCAGCTCTCGCTGCACAACTGCGTCCCCAGCGAGGCCATCGGCGACCGCCTCGCGGAGTTCGGCGGCGGCGTGTTGATGTCCGCGACGCTCGAACCACTGGACGTGTTCCGGGAGGTGACGGGGCTGAACCACCTCGAGCGCGAGGGACGCCCCGTCGTCACCCGGAGCTACGGGCTGGGGTTTCCGGAGGAGAACCGCGCCTCTTTCGCCGTCGACGCACCGAAGTTCACGTACGACAACCGGGGGGCGCCGGGGGAGGAGAACGAGTGTCGCCGGATGCACGTCGACGCCGCCGCGACGGTCGCACAGTCGCCCGGGAACGTGCTCGTCGGGATGCCCAGCTACGGCGAGGCCGAGTGGATGGCCGGCGAGCTCGAGGACCGCCTCGAGAAGCCAATCCTGCTCGATAGCTCCTCCGCGGACGAGGTGACGCAGGAACTGAAAGCCGAGTTCTTCCGCGGGGACCCGAAGGTGCTGGTGACGAGCATCCGCGGGACGCTGACCGAGGGCGTCGACTACCAGGGTGACCGGCTCTCGGCGGCGGTCGTCTGCGGCGTGCCGATCATCAACACCGCTTCGCCCCGGACCAGAGCGGTTCGGACGGCGTACGATCGGGAGTTCGGGGATGGGTTCGAGACAGCGTTGACGGTGCCAGCCGTTCGCAAGGCGCGACAGGCCATCGGCCGCGTGATCCGCGGCCCCGAGGAAGTCGGCGTCCGCGCGCTCGTCGACGCCCGCTACGCGCGGGCGTCCTGGAACTCGGTTCGGGAGTACCTCCCCGAGTCCGAACGCGAGGAGTTCCAGCCCGTCTCGCCGGACATGCTGGAACTGGGTGTCGAGCGGTTCTGGGACCGGCACCGCTGA
- a CDS encoding DUF2391 domain-containing protein: protein MAAEEMDEEPDVDDLLDELEALELAVADEDQDTQSRVRESIRMARRIDDPEPVFGRVIKGFDRHDAAEALVGSVVFGIPMAIEGGTLEAGEYLATHPIYFVGTLLAGVGIVAGLLYVAEIQDVRVVDPILGVIPRRPLGLLTIAALTAFSMMTAWGRVDWTDPWVALCQTTVCFVGMSIGGALGDILPGS from the coding sequence ATGGCTGCCGAGGAGATGGACGAGGAGCCGGACGTCGACGACCTGCTCGACGAACTCGAGGCGCTCGAACTGGCGGTCGCCGACGAGGATCAGGATACCCAGTCCCGAGTGCGCGAGAGCATCCGGATGGCCAGGCGTATCGACGACCCCGAGCCGGTGTTCGGCCGCGTCATCAAGGGGTTCGACCGTCACGACGCCGCCGAGGCACTGGTCGGGAGCGTGGTGTTCGGGATCCCAATGGCGATCGAGGGCGGGACGCTCGAAGCGGGGGAGTATCTCGCGACCCACCCGATCTACTTCGTGGGGACGCTACTCGCGGGCGTCGGGATCGTGGCCGGCCTGCTGTACGTGGCCGAGATCCAGGACGTCCGGGTGGTCGACCCGATCCTCGGCGTGATCCCGCGCCGTCCGCTCGGCCTGCTCACCATCGCCGCGCTGACCGCGTTCTCGATGATGACCGCGTGGGGTCGCGTCGACTGGACCGACCCCTGGGTCGCGCTCTGTCAGACGACAGTCTGTTTCGTCGGCATGTCGATCGGAGGCGCGCTCGGGGATATCCTCCCCGGGAGCTGA